Proteins encoded within one genomic window of Dermatophilus congolensis:
- a CDS encoding rhodanese-like domain-containing protein, which produces MTFSDVPEVGPGEVPAGAVVVDVREPEEWVAGHAAGARHVPLSELPGRLNELPQSDQLFVVCRSGGRSARAVEFLRGFGFDAVNVAGGTLAWHASNLPMVSENGQQPSAM; this is translated from the coding sequence ATGACGTTCAGTGATGTGCCCGAGGTTGGGCCCGGCGAGGTGCCTGCTGGTGCTGTGGTTGTTGATGTGCGTGAGCCTGAAGAGTGGGTGGCGGGGCACGCAGCGGGGGCCCGCCATGTGCCTTTAAGTGAGCTGCCCGGACGGTTGAACGAGCTTCCTCAGAGCGATCAGCTGTTTGTGGTGTGCCGTTCGGGTGGCCGTTCCGCTCGGGCGGTGGAGTTTTTGCGTGGCTTTGGTTTTGATGCGGTCAATGTGGCTGGTGGGACGTTGGCCTGGCATGCCTCCAATCTGCCGATGGTCAGCGAGAATGGGCAGCAGCCTTCAGCGATGTGA
- a CDS encoding DoxX family protein produces MSLPDSLRATALLLARLLLGVVLIAHGWQKFFLDGISATAAAFTRMGAPMPYLSATAAATIELIGGVLIVLGAATVLTALVVAANMFGAFVIAHMGHGIFIKNGGWELVGMIGAVAITLAVTGAGRFSADELLHNIRRHRDSEQPSHR; encoded by the coding sequence ATGAGCTTGCCTGATTCTCTTCGCGCCACCGCACTTCTTCTTGCCCGCCTCCTCCTTGGTGTAGTGCTTATTGCGCACGGCTGGCAGAAGTTTTTCCTCGATGGCATTTCTGCCACCGCTGCCGCCTTCACCCGCATGGGTGCTCCCATGCCCTACCTCAGTGCTACCGCTGCCGCCACTATCGAGTTGATAGGGGGAGTTCTCATCGTTCTAGGAGCTGCAACCGTGCTCACAGCTCTTGTTGTCGCTGCGAACATGTTCGGCGCATTCGTGATTGCTCATATGGGGCACGGGATTTTCATTAAAAATGGCGGCTGGGAACTGGTGGGCATGATCGGTGCAGTAGCGATCACTCTCGCTGTGACCGGCGCAGGACGATTCAGCGCCGATGAGCTCCTGCACAACATCCGGCGCCATCGTGACAGCGAGCAGCCATCACATCGCTGA
- a CDS encoding DUF4242 domain-containing protein translates to MNTPNLTLVELTPTTPNADAALALIDAVAERAATVGAEIIESEVTRTGSRIFIVVQAPDPDAFATAFTQQPFPNTSEVSAPTPVRLVGADLEDLKAQRPSAGYLVEWDLPEELDMDTYLANKKRKTPLYANVPETTFLRTYVREDMAKCLCFYNAPDESAVKRAREAVSTPIDRLFALSTGTSPS, encoded by the coding sequence ATGAACACGCCCAACCTCACCCTCGTCGAACTCACCCCCACCACCCCCAACGCCGACGCAGCTCTTGCCCTCATCGACGCCGTCGCTGAACGAGCCGCCACCGTCGGAGCGGAAATCATCGAATCCGAAGTAACCCGCACCGGATCACGCATCTTCATCGTCGTGCAAGCCCCCGACCCAGACGCATTCGCCACCGCCTTCACCCAACAACCATTCCCCAACACCAGCGAAGTCAGCGCGCCCACCCCCGTGCGCCTCGTAGGCGCCGACCTCGAAGACCTCAAAGCCCAACGCCCCTCCGCTGGCTACCTCGTCGAATGGGATCTACCCGAAGAACTCGACATGGACACCTACCTGGCAAACAAAAAACGCAAAACCCCGCTCTACGCCAACGTCCCCGAAACCACATTCCTGCGCACCTACGTCCGCGAAGACATGGCCAAATGCCTCTGCTTCTACAACGCCCCTGACGAAAGCGCCGTCAAACGTGCCCGAGAAGCAGTCAGCACCCCCATCGACCGCCTTTTCGCCCTCTCCACCGGGACCAGCCCCTCATGA